The genomic window GGCCGATCACTTCGCCGGTGCTGCCGCCGACGAGGTCGCTGATCCCAGACCTTACGCCGAGATCCTGCGTCAGTGGTCGTCGGTCCACCCGGAATTCTCCTTCCTGCCGCGCAAGTTCAAGATCGCCGTCACCGGTGCCGAGCGCGACCGCGCCGCGATCCAGGTCCATGACATCGGCCTGCACCTGAAGAAGAACGACAAGGGCGAGCTTGGCTTTGCCGTCTACGTCGGCGGCGGCCAGGGCCGCACGCCGATGATCGCCAAGCTGATCCGCGACTTCCTACCCGAGGAAGACCTGCTCTCCTACACCACGGCGATCGTGCGCGTGTACAATCTGCATGGCCGCCGTGACAACAAGTACAAGGCCCGCATCAAGATCCTCGTGCACGAAACCGGCACCGAGGAACTGACGCGCCAGGTGGAAGCCGAATTCGCCGCGCTGAAGGATGGCGAACTCAAGCTGCCGGTCGCCGATGTCGAGGCGATTTCCGCCTATTTCGCGCCGCCTGCTCTGCCGGAGCGTGCCGAAGGCTGGGAGAATCTCGCCCGCTGGAAGAAGGCCGATGCCGGCTTCGCCCGCTGGGTGCAGCAGAACGTGCAGCCGCACAAGAACCCCGATTACGGCATGGTGACGATCTCTCTGAAGCCGATCGGCGGCATTCCGGGCGATGCCTCGGATGCGCAGATGGATGCGATCGCCGATCTCGCCGAGGAATATGGCTTCGACGAAATCCGCGTCAGCCACGAGCAGAACCTCATTCTGCCGCATGTTGCGCTTGCCGATCTTGAAGCCGTCTATCGCGGCCTCGTCGCCATTAGTCTGGCGGAAGCCAATGCCGGTCTCATCACCGACATCATTGCCTGTCCGGGGCTGGACTACTGCGCGCTTGCCAATGCGCGCTCCATCCCGCTGGCGCAGGAGATCTCCCGGCGCTTCGGCAATGCCGAGCGCCAGGCCGAGATCGGCGAGCTGAAGATCAAGATCTCCGGCTGCATCAACGCCTGCGGCCATCACCATGTCGGCCATATCGGCCTGCTTGGTGTGGAGAAGAAAGGCGCCGAGCTGTATCAGATCACGCTCGGCGGCTCCGGCGACGAACATACCTCGATCGGCGAGATCATCGGCCGCGGCTTCGAGCCTGACCGGGTGACCGATGCGATCGAGACGATCGTCGATACCTATCTCGGCCTGCGCCTCGATCATTCCGAAACCTTCCTCGCCGCCTATCGCCGCGTCGGACCGCAGCCTTTCAAGACCGCGCTCTACGGCTCGGCCGCCGAAGCGGCATAAGGAGGGGATGATGACGAAGATCTGGAGAGAAACCGGTTTTGTCGAAAACGATCCCTGGGTGATCGAAACCGACGAGGTGAAGGCGACCGGAGAGCAGAAACCGCTGCTCAGCCTCGACGAACTGATCGCCAAGGCCGATGAAAGCAACGATATCGGCCTTGGCGTGCTGATCAAGCCGGCCGACGATGTTCGGAAACTCGAGCCCTATCTCGATCGCCTCGCAGTCGTCGCCGTCGCCTTTCCGGCGTTCAACGACGGCCGCGCTTTCAGCCACGCCTCGCTGCTGCGCCAGCGCCTGGGTTATACCACCGAATTGCGCGCCGTCGGCGACGTGCTGATCGACCAGATCCCGCTGATGCTGCGCGTCGGCATCGACAGCTTTTCGGTCAGCAACGTCACCGCCCTGAAGCGGCTTTCCGAAAACCGTCTTCCGGCCATTCCCCATCATTATCAGCCGGCGGTGCGTGACGCCGACGCCGGCAAAGGCTATAGTTGGCGTCGTCAGGCGAAGCCGGCCGCATAAGCGACCACTCCGTCTTTTTACGATGGCGGAACAGTAGCATGAAGACATTCGAAGTGGCGGTAATCGGTGGCGGTCTCGCCGGCATGATCGCCGCAATCGCGCTTGGCCGCGGCGGCCGCAGCGTTGCGCTGATAGCGCCCGTCGCGGCGAAGGAAGATCGGCGCACCACGGCGCTGATGGATCAGTCGATCCGCTTCCTCGACCGCCTGACGCTCTGGGAAAGGCTGCGTCCTGCAGCCGCTCCTCTCAACAGTATGCGCATCATCGACGGCACCGACCGGCTGCTGCGTGCGCCAACGACGACCTTCCGCGCGGCCGAAGTGGGCCTCGATGCCTTCGGCTACAATTTTCCCAACAAGGTGATGGTCGACATCCTCGAAGAGGCCGCTGCTGGCGAGGGCAATATCACCCGCTTCACGGACATGGCCGAATCGATCGAGGTCTCAGGCGAGGCGATTTCGATCACGCTTGCCGGCGGTGAGGCGCTCTCGGCCGATTTTGCCGTCGGCGCCGACGGCCGCGGCTCGAAGCTGCGCGAGACGGCAGGTATCGGCGTGCGCAACTGGTCCTATCCGCAATCGGCCATGGTGCTGAATTTCGCCCATTCCCTGCCGCACCAGAACATCTCGACGGAATTCCATACCAAGCACGGCCCCCTTACTCAGGTGCCGCTGCCGGGAAGCCGCTCCAGCCTCGTTTGGGTGCAGGATCCCGCAGAGGCGGCGGCCCGCGTGGAATTGCCACTCGCTGAACTCGACAGCCTTGTCGAGGCTCAGATGCAGTCCATGCTCGGTAAGGTGAGTGTCGAAGAGGGCGTCCAGGTCTGGCCGCTCTCCGGCATGATGGCGCATCGTTTCGGCAAGGGCCGCATCGCGCTGATCGGCGAGGCGGCCCACGTCTTCCCGCCGATCGGGGCACAGGGGCTGAATCTGAGCCTGCGCGATATCATGGCGCTGACCGATATCCTCTGCGATAGGGCCGAACTGCCGGTGCCGGCCGATGCCGGCGACAGTTTCGATCGCAGCCGCCGCGCCGATATCATGACGCGCACGGCGAGCGTCGACCTTCTCAACCGCTCGCTGCTATCGGATTTCCTGCCTGTGCAGATGCTGCGCGCCGCTGGCCTGCATATACTCTCGGCCATTCCGCCTCTGCGCAACATCGTCATGCGCGAAGGAATCGAGCCGGGCGGCGGATTCCGCGATATTCCCGGTGCCCTACGGGAAAAGCTGAAGCGGAAGAAGGCCTGACCGCAGCAGGATCAGCCAGAGCGAAACGCTCACCACCGAAAGCACCGTTGTAATCAGGATCGTCGCCGAGGCGCGCTCCTGCCAGACGCCATATTGCTGACCGATGACAAAGACATTGGTCGCCGTCGGCAGCGAGGCGAGCAGCACGGCGGCGTGGATCCACACCGCGTCGAAACCGCCGACCGCTGTGAGCGCAACGCAGACCGCGATCGGGTGCAGGATCAGCTTCGCCGGCACGATATATGAGATCTCCGCAGGGATACGCTTCAGCGGCCGAAGCGCCAGCGTCACGCCCATGGCAAAGAGAGCGCAGGGAGCCGCCGCCTGGGCGAGATAGTCGCCGAGGCGCTGAAACGCCAGCGGCTGGTCGATATGCAGGGCGGCAACGGCAAAGCCTGCCGCCGTCGACAGGATGAAGGGATGCAGAGCCACTTTCCGCACGATATCGGCGGTTAGCTGGCCGGCTGACCGCTTGTCGTCACCGGCTGCGGCCATCAATGCCGGCGCCACGATGAAGTGCAGCGCGTTCTCGAAGCAAATGATCAGCGCCACCGGCACGGCCGCACCTTCACCGAGCGCCAAGAGCGCCAGACCGGGTCCCATATAGCCGATATTGCCGTAAGCGCCGGCAAAGGACTGGATGGTGCAATCGGCGAGCGAATTGCCCCGCCAGATCCGGCCGATGGCGAACAGCAGGATGAAGACTGCATAGGTCGCCGCGATATCGGTGACGATGAAATCGACGCGCGTCAGTTCTTCGATCGGCGTCCGTGAAACGAGCTTGAAGAACAAGGCGGGCAGGGCGGCGTAGATGATGAAGATGTTCAGCCAGCCGAGCGCTTCAGCTGGCTGCTTGGTCGCCTTGGCGGCGATGTAACCGATCAGGATCAGGCCGAAGAATGGTAATAGCAGGCTGACGATATCGGCCAAGTGTCTTCCAGTGCACGGAGGTGAAAGGCGGGTAGGGACCTGACTTAAAGCAATTCCAGCAAAAGTGCACAGCGGTTTTGCTGGAATCCGGTGAAAACAAAGAGATAGAGCGTTTTCATCATTCGAAGAAAGACGGAAACGCTCTAATTCTATTGCGGCTCTGACCCGATAGCGGTCAGTAGTCCCAGAAGGCTGCTACCCACCGAAAGGCATCGCCGTCGACAGCGACCCGGCCGACGGACGGGAACGGCAGGTGCGTGGCCACCAGTTGCTCGCCGGTCTCCGCCAGTTCACGCAAAAGACGAACTCGAACGCGGGCCGCCTCCTCGGGGTCGTGTTCGAAGCCGTTGTACCAGTCGGGGTGTTCAAACCCGACGGCGAACACGGCGTCGCCGGCAAACATCAGCCGGTCCCCGCCGGACGCTATGCGGATGACGCTGTGCCCGGGGGTGTGGCCGCCAGTGCGATGGACGACCACACCAGGCGCCACTTCGTACTCCTCGTCGAACAGCCTGAGATAGCCGCTGTACTCTTTCGCGAACCGCTTGGCAGTTGCCCGAAGCGCGTCCGGGAACCCCGGCGGCATGGAGACGTGGGAGAAGTCGGGCGCCTCCCAGAACTTGACTTCGGCGGCCGCCACGTGGATCCGGAGGTCCGGACGCAGCTGGTCCTTCACTCCGTCGACGAGCAGCCCGCCAATGTGGTCCATGTGCATGTGGGTCAGCACCACGTCGGTCACCGACGCAAGATCGATGCCGGCGGCCTCCAGTCGCTTGATCAACTGCCCGGCTCGCGGCAGGTGCAAGTCCGGATCGATCCCCAGCCCGGCGTCGAGGAGTATCGTCTGGCCGCCGCTGCGCACCACGACGACGTTCAGCGCCCAGTCGAAAGCCTCCTGCGGCAGGTACATTTCTTTCAGCCAGGCCGCCCGAACGGCCGGATCGGCGTTGTGGCCCAGCATCGCGGTTGGGAGCGGCAGCACTCCATCACTGACCACCAGCACCTCAATCTCGCCGATATTAAGCGCGTAGCGCGACGGAACCAGCTCGTCGAGCCGAGGTTTGCCGGGGTGTCCGGTGTTTTCCAGACTCATCTTTGTCTCAACGTTCATGTTCGTCTCCTTCTGACCGCCGCCCTAAACACGGCAGTGCCGACGCTACATGGAGGCGTGTTCGCGATCGATTGGGTCGAGGGATAGAGGCGGGTGGGGCCGAGGGACAGGGCGAGCCATACCAGGGCATAGGTCCCGGTCCCTTTTCTTCGCCATGGCGTGCTGAGCGCGGAAGCAATCGATCAGAGGCAGCGAATTCAACTAACCGATCTGCATCAGAATCGGAAAGGTCTGCTGGAACCAGATCGCTACATCGCTGACCCATCCGAACAGGAAGGCGAGGCCGGTCAGCACGAGGAAGACACCCATCACCTTTTCCACAGTGCCGAGATGGCGGCGGAAGCGCGACAGGAACCGCATGAAGGCGCCGGAAAAGCCGGCGGCGATCCAGAAGGGAATGGCAAGCCCGAGCGAATAGATGGCAAGCAGCCCGGCGCCGGAGCCGACCGTCTCGCGCGAGGCGGCAACGCCGAGGATCGCGCCGAGCACCGGGCCGATACAAGGCGTCCAGCCGAAGGCGAAGGCAAGACCCATGACATAAGCGCCCGTCAGCGTCGCCGGCTTGCCGCCGCCTTGGAAACGCGCCTCGCGGGCAAGCAGCCCGATTCGGAAGAGACCGAGGAAATTCAGCCCCATGACGATGATGATCAGCCCGCCGATCTTGGACAAAAGGTCGAGATGCTGGCGGAGCGCCATGCCGATGCTGGAAGCACCGGCCCCGAGCGCCACGAAGACGGTGGCGAATCCGAGCGTGAAGAGCAGCGCGGAGAACAGGACGCCGCGCCTGATGTCGGGCGCCACCGCAACCGCGCCGCCGCCGCGGAACTGCTCCACGGAAATGCCGGCCATGTAGCAGAGATAGGGCGGGACGAGGGGAAGCACGCAAGGCGACAGAAAGGAAAGCGCCCCGGCAATCAGCGCACTCCACAGGGAAATATCGGCAATCGACACGCATTCTCTCCAGCTGCAATCAGCTTGGTCTTCCTAGCTTTGCGGGCTCAACATTGCCAATCACCTTTTTGAGCTTGGCGGAAATGCGCCGTTGCCCCGCAAGAAATGTGCCGAACGTTTGGAAAAGACAAATTTTTCGGTTGACCGCAATGGGTCGCCTGCCTATGTTCCGCCCACTTCCAGCCGGGGTGCGTCACACCCGCGGAGAGGGAGAGCGTAGCTCAGCCGGTAGAGCAACTGACTTTTAATCAGTAGGTCTCGGGTTCGAACCCCGACGCTCTCACCATAATCTAAATTCACTTTTCTGAACGACGTCAACCAGCCGCGATGCGCGGATGGATGGGCGGCAATGAAAACGTCTTGGAACGGTCAAGCGCTGTCGGATCTCATGAATATCCACCGAAAGCCAATAGAAGTGCGCCGACCGCGATAAGGGACAGGGCTGGCCAGTTTCGAGATAAGCCCAGGAACCTGAGGCCTTGATGCCTTGGTTCGAGCGTGCTGCCGCCTTGCGGCGTTTGATGCGGATTGCTCGGTTTTCGACCAAGCGCCGAGGAAAACAGAAAGAGAAGTCCGCCGATGATAAGAGCGGCGCCAGTCAGGATTGCCCACATGGTGGCCTCCGCCAGAGGGACGACAATATAGGTAAAACCAGATCCGGCACCGATCGTTCCGTAAGTGGCGGGTCACCTGAACAACCTTCACGGAAATATTGACACCAGCCATGTGGCGACCAAACCAGGATTGCGCAACGTAACGCCGCGAAACTCATAAGTCTGCCGCCTTGCGCACCCCGGTCAGCTCGGAGTTCCAACCCGTCGAGCAGCAACCTGGGATATCGAAATTCGGCGCCTCTATCCGTGCGCCGTAAATGGAAGGCGCGGCTGAATTTGCTTCGGCAAACTCTGCACTCAGCGAAAGCCGAAGAAACTCAGAATCGCGAGGACAATAACGACAGCGCCGACAAGCCAGATCAAGTTGTTCATGGAAACCGTTCTCCCGTTCGATTGGGCCATCCGTGGCCCGATGACTAACTGCGGCGCAGGGCTTGAGGTTCCCGATCAAGCAATTGCCGCAGCCCGACTCCTCTCGCAAATCCGGCCGTACCTAGCCTTTTAGGGCTGGTCCATCCGAACGGATTGGCCGGTCAGGCCCGCTTTTCGATGAAATGCTTGAGGTTCATACTCGGCCAAATGAGAGCAGGCGACGATCTCACGAAGCAGCAAATACCGCCGCATCGGCGTCGCGAATTTTTCAATAGCTGCATGAGCGGGCGTTGCTGGGTCTGAACCCGTCCGCGCATGCCGGATTTATCGAGGTATCGCGTTGATACTGAAAATCCTCATGGTCGTGCTTTGCAGGCGAGGTACAGGCAGAAGTAAGCGCGGACGCACCGAGCAGTGTTCCGGCGACGACCAATGTGAGAAAGCGGTTCATTTCAGCCTCTCCTTGAAGAGTGGTGCGAGACCATGGAATCACA from Rhizobium sp. Pop5 includes these protein-coding regions:
- a CDS encoding UbiH/UbiF family hydroxylase; translated protein: MKTFEVAVIGGGLAGMIAAIALGRGGRSVALIAPVAAKEDRRTTALMDQSIRFLDRLTLWERLRPAAAPLNSMRIIDGTDRLLRAPTTTFRAAEVGLDAFGYNFPNKVMVDILEEAAAGEGNITRFTDMAESIEVSGEAISITLAGGEALSADFAVGADGRGSKLRETAGIGVRNWSYPQSAMVLNFAHSLPHQNISTEFHTKHGPLTQVPLPGSRSSLVWVQDPAEAAARVELPLAELDSLVEAQMQSMLGKVSVEEGVQVWPLSGMMAHRFGKGRIALIGEAAHVFPPIGAQGLNLSLRDIMALTDILCDRAELPVPADAGDSFDRSRRADIMTRTASVDLLNRSLLSDFLPVQMLRAAGLHILSAIPPLRNIVMREGIEPGGGFRDIPGALREKLKRKKA
- a CDS encoding MBL fold metallo-hydrolase, translating into MNVETKMSLENTGHPGKPRLDELVPSRYALNIGEIEVLVVSDGVLPLPTAMLGHNADPAVRAAWLKEMYLPQEAFDWALNVVVVRSGGQTILLDAGLGIDPDLHLPRAGQLIKRLEAAGIDLASVTDVVLTHMHMDHIGGLLVDGVKDQLRPDLRIHVAAAEVKFWEAPDFSHVSMPPGFPDALRATAKRFAKEYSGYLRLFDEEYEVAPGVVVHRTGGHTPGHSVIRIASGGDRLMFAGDAVFAVGFEHPDWYNGFEHDPEEAARVRVRLLRELAETGEQLVATHLPFPSVGRVAVDGDAFRWVAAFWDY
- a CDS encoding nitrite/sulfite reductase encodes the protein MYRYDEFDHAFVTERVEQFRDQVQRRLSGELAEDAFKPLRLMNGVYLQLHAYMLRIAIPYGTLSARQLRMLAHIARTYDRGYGHFTTRQNLQFNWPKLSDIPDALADLASVEMHALQTSGNCIRNVTADHFAGAAADEVADPRPYAEILRQWSSVHPEFSFLPRKFKIAVTGAERDRAAIQVHDIGLHLKKNDKGELGFAVYVGGGQGRTPMIAKLIRDFLPEEDLLSYTTAIVRVYNLHGRRDNKYKARIKILVHETGTEELTRQVEAEFAALKDGELKLPVADVEAISAYFAPPALPERAEGWENLARWKKADAGFARWVQQNVQPHKNPDYGMVTISLKPIGGIPGDASDAQMDAIADLAEEYGFDEIRVSHEQNLILPHVALADLEAVYRGLVAISLAEANAGLITDIIACPGLDYCALANARSIPLAQEISRRFGNAERQAEIGELKIKISGCINACGHHHVGHIGLLGVEKKGAELYQITLGGSGDEHTSIGEIIGRGFEPDRVTDAIETIVDTYLGLRLDHSETFLAAYRRVGPQPFKTALYGSAAEAA
- a CDS encoding AEC family transporter, giving the protein MADIVSLLLPFFGLILIGYIAAKATKQPAEALGWLNIFIIYAALPALFFKLVSRTPIEELTRVDFIVTDIAATYAVFILLFAIGRIWRGNSLADCTIQSFAGAYGNIGYMGPGLALLALGEGAAVPVALIICFENALHFIVAPALMAAAGDDKRSAGQLTADIVRKVALHPFILSTAAGFAVAALHIDQPLAFQRLGDYLAQAAAPCALFAMGVTLALRPLKRIPAEISYIVPAKLILHPIAVCVALTAVGGFDAVWIHAAVLLASLPTATNVFVIGQQYGVWQERASATILITTVLSVVSVSLWLILLRSGLLPLQLFP
- a CDS encoding DUF934 domain-containing protein — protein: MTKIWRETGFVENDPWVIETDEVKATGEQKPLLSLDELIAKADESNDIGLGVLIKPADDVRKLEPYLDRLAVVAVAFPAFNDGRAFSHASLLRQRLGYTTELRAVGDVLIDQIPLMLRVGIDSFSVSNVTALKRLSENRLPAIPHHYQPAVRDADAGKGYSWRRQAKPAA
- a CDS encoding cytochrome c biogenesis CcdA family protein — encoded protein: MSIADISLWSALIAGALSFLSPCVLPLVPPYLCYMAGISVEQFRGGGAVAVAPDIRRGVLFSALLFTLGFATVFVALGAGASSIGMALRQHLDLLSKIGGLIIIVMGLNFLGLFRIGLLAREARFQGGGKPATLTGAYVMGLAFAFGWTPCIGPVLGAILGVAASRETVGSGAGLLAIYSLGLAIPFWIAAGFSGAFMRFLSRFRRHLGTVEKVMGVFLVLTGLAFLFGWVSDVAIWFQQTFPILMQIG